The Candidatus Hydrogenedens sp. genome includes a window with the following:
- a CDS encoding cell division FtsA domain-containing protein → MFKKPTQIIAIDFGSNNIRVLLGEQTKDGNFSIIGHGTAPSSSAISKGLIQDMDSARHALRKALTMAQQKTNSLSPKLISIGINTPRAETYTKEATLELKNEEITDEHLYKVFNIAQQQISKSDKDLLTSLNSYEWYIDNFAVQQPLGMRAEQLKIRVHFTIIPKVITENLKSCVESELHPSFSVIDHFVYNPIATALGALTPEEMELGTLLIDIGKSTINLIMFSEHKLIYTATFDFGTIFMSRDVSAVFKINFEEAHKLICDYGISEELINKYIKSNLPIGNTPLSPSLISNELRTKPISLQTVLDGFNKNIPKIELEGVIFARAQEMITTLKKEIEKKDLTQSLLRGIVLAGGGANLQNMNILIEKIFNAPVRIAKPQYAIPNIPQSVNNPEFATVAGILRHGFSHYNAIQKGQIFQNKKIFNQLLVSLISPFKKQKGAKPTSTKLI, encoded by the coding sequence TTGTTTAAAAAACCAACACAAATCATCGCCATAGATTTTGGCTCAAATAATATACGCGTTCTCTTAGGAGAACAAACAAAAGACGGCAATTTCTCTATTATTGGACACGGAACAGCCCCTTCTTCAAGTGCTATATCCAAAGGACTAATACAGGATATGGATTCCGCACGACATGCACTTCGCAAAGCCTTAACTATGGCTCAACAAAAAACAAACTCCCTTTCACCCAAACTAATTTCTATAGGGATTAATACACCCCGTGCCGAAACCTATACAAAAGAAGCCACATTAGAACTCAAAAACGAAGAAATTACCGACGAACATCTTTACAAGGTATTTAACATTGCTCAACAACAAATTAGCAAATCCGATAAAGATTTACTTACTTCTCTTAATTCCTATGAATGGTATATTGACAATTTTGCAGTTCAACAACCCTTAGGAATGCGAGCAGAACAACTCAAAATCCGTGTCCACTTCACAATTATTCCAAAAGTCATCACGGAAAACTTAAAATCTTGCGTGGAAAGTGAGTTACATCCCTCCTTTTCTGTAATTGACCATTTTGTTTATAACCCCATTGCAACTGCTTTAGGTGCTTTAACTCCGGAAGAAATGGAGTTAGGCACTTTGTTAATAGACATAGGAAAAAGCACCATTAACCTCATCATGTTTTCTGAACATAAACTAATATATACCGCTACTTTTGATTTCGGAACTATCTTTATGTCGAGAGATGTTTCCGCCGTGTTCAAAATAAACTTTGAGGAGGCCCACAAACTCATCTGCGATTATGGAATTTCTGAAGAACTAATCAACAAATACATAAAATCAAATCTGCCCATCGGAAACACTCCTCTATCTCCATCTTTAATTTCAAACGAATTAAGGACAAAGCCCATTTCCCTTCAAACCGTTTTAGACGGTTTTAACAAAAATATACCTAAAATCGAACTGGAAGGTGTTATTTTCGCCCGTGCCCAGGAAATGATTACAACCTTAAAAAAAGAAATTGAAAAAAAAGATTTAACCCAGTCCTTACTTCGGGGTATTGTTCTCGCAGGAGGAGGGGCAAATTTACAAAATATGAACATCCTCATCGAAAAAATATTCAATGCACCCGTTCGAATAGCAAAACCTCAATACGCCATTCCCAACATACCCCAATCTGTTAACAATCCCGAATTTGCCACTGTTGCAGGCATACTTCGCCACGGATTTTCTCACTATAACGCAATCCAGAAAGGTCAGATATTTCAAAACAAAAAAATCTTTAATCAGCTATTGGTATCTCTAATTTCTCCTTTTAAAAAACAAAAAGGGGCTAAACCAACATCTACAAAACTGATTTAG
- the ytxJ gene encoding bacillithiol system redox-active protein YtxJ, protein MIEITKLEELDNLLNNTTKGILIFFKHSNRCPISWNAKKETDAFLEKHTEYKNNTYLINVIDSRPLSNHLADTLKVEHQSPQIIILQNGSVVKHISHLTITEKNLENILQTLK, encoded by the coding sequence ATGATTGAAATTACCAAGTTGGAAGAATTGGATAATTTGTTAAATAATACAACCAAGGGTATCCTAATTTTCTTCAAACATAGTAATCGTTGCCCCATTTCCTGGAATGCAAAAAAAGAAACCGATGCCTTCCTGGAAAAACATACAGAATACAAAAACAATACCTATCTAATTAATGTCATTGATTCTCGTCCTCTTTCAAACCATCTCGCTGACACACTTAAAGTAGAACATCAATCACCACAAATTATCATCCTGCAAAATGGCTCTGTGGTAAAACACATCTCCCATTTAACCATAACCGAAAAAAATTTAGAAAATATCCTCCAAACCTTAAAATAA
- a CDS encoding aldehyde dehydrogenase family protein — translation MEATLSTHPTVEVKNPKTGELLYSFQEITEADVEKMYDTAKKAFAIISSMSVRERLNELDKIKQYIIQHREKIAEFITRETGKCITDALLLEVFPSVDQIDYYQKYGEKILRDQKVPTPLLLMGKKSKIVYDPLGIILIISPWNYPFHLSFVPFVCAFTAGNAVIIKPSRITPLKGLYEKIIEESGFMKGALQIAYASRKTANLLIEKKPDKIHFTGSVDVGKIIMKQAAEHLIPVELELGGKDPMIVFEDVNLERTVTGAIWGSFTNCGQTCTSVERIFVQEKIFEPFVNLMVEKAKKLRTLANTPNPSDEKELDVGCMTANFQIEEIESQLEEAKQKGAKILCGGERRKDSHAFPPTIITNVGRDYRIQYHESFGPVVTITPFKTEEEAIQMANDSPYGLSASVWSADKKRAERVARQIVTGNVSINNVLATQANSALPFGGIKESGFGRYRGAQGLYAFSNIKSILIDHQWNRMEAYWHPYSRKKFELFSQVFESVFKRGILPLLKTAWIGLKLELLARKDRL, via the coding sequence ATGGAAGCAACTTTATCAACACATCCAACAGTCGAAGTTAAAAACCCAAAAACAGGAGAACTCCTTTATTCTTTCCAGGAAATTACTGAAGCTGATGTAGAAAAAATGTATGACACAGCTAAAAAAGCATTTGCAATCATTAGTTCCATGTCGGTACGAGAACGACTTAATGAACTGGACAAAATTAAACAATACATTATCCAACATCGGGAAAAAATCGCTGAGTTTATAACCCGCGAAACTGGCAAGTGCATAACAGACGCTCTACTTCTTGAAGTTTTTCCTTCTGTGGACCAGATTGATTACTATCAGAAATATGGAGAGAAAATCTTGCGAGACCAAAAAGTTCCAACACCTCTTTTATTGATGGGTAAAAAATCGAAAATTGTTTATGACCCATTAGGTATTATTCTTATCATTTCTCCATGGAATTACCCCTTCCATCTCTCCTTTGTTCCCTTCGTATGTGCTTTTACCGCTGGAAATGCCGTTATAATAAAACCCTCACGAATTACCCCTCTGAAAGGACTTTACGAAAAAATTATCGAAGAATCAGGTTTTATGAAAGGGGCTTTACAAATCGCTTATGCCAGTCGTAAAACCGCTAACCTGCTTATTGAAAAGAAACCCGATAAAATTCATTTTACAGGTAGTGTTGATGTCGGCAAAATTATTATGAAACAAGCCGCAGAACACCTTATCCCTGTAGAATTAGAATTAGGTGGAAAAGACCCCATGATTGTATTTGAAGATGTAAACTTAGAAAGAACCGTTACGGGCGCTATTTGGGGTAGTTTTACCAACTGCGGACAAACCTGCACTTCCGTCGAACGCATCTTTGTTCAGGAAAAAATATTCGAACCTTTTGTCAATTTAATGGTCGAAAAAGCTAAAAAATTGAGAACACTCGCAAACACCCCAAACCCTTCTGATGAAAAAGAATTAGATGTTGGATGTATGACAGCCAACTTCCAGATTGAAGAAATCGAGTCCCAACTTGAAGAAGCAAAACAAAAAGGCGCAAAAATCCTTTGCGGAGGAGAAAGAAGAAAAGACAGTCATGCATTCCCACCTACTATAATTACAAATGTTGGTAGAGATTATCGTATACAATACCATGAATCCTTCGGTCCTGTAGTTACAATTACCCCCTTCAAAACAGAAGAAGAAGCCATTCAAATGGCAAACGATTCCCCTTACGGTCTTTCCGCAAGTGTATGGTCTGCAGATAAAAAACGAGCGGAACGCGTTGCTCGACAAATTGTAACCGGAAATGTCTCCATTAATAATGTCCTTGCAACTCAAGCCAATTCCGCATTACCTTTCGGCGGTATTAAAGAAAGCGGATTCGGAAGGTATCGCGGGGCTCAGGGACTATATGCTTTCTCCAACATTAAAAGCATTTTGATAGACCACCAATGGAACCGTATGGAAGCATACTGGCATCCCTACTCCCGTAAAAAATTTGAACTGTTCTCACAGGTCTTTGAAAGTGTATTCAAACGCGGAATATTACCCCTTCTAAAAACTGCATGGATCGGATTGAAATTAGAACTATTGGCACGAAAAGATAGACTTTAA
- a CDS encoding DegT/DnrJ/EryC1/StrS family aminotransferase produces the protein MNNAPKQKGRREFLKTTATVGSTIYLGSQVKATAQPNSETLKKETLAINGGSPAVKSPPSNATQWPIYGDEEIQLVSELIKNPSYAPIAEFEEAWKKHFDCPFVKAHCNGTSALTSTLFALDLPPGSEVLVPDYSTWFPVVPMRFLKYVPVFVDVNPKTMNIDVEDCKKRLSPKTRAILPVHWYGVPCDMDLIMDFAKEHGLEVVEDASHAHGAKLKDIYIGKWGRMAGFSLQTTKPLPAIEGGIAMYKDIRDYERSVTFGNYDLPKTFPEDSPYRKYQGTALGSKLRIHPIAAILANVQLKTLTERNAKGVAQMKKLNDAITQLPGLSAQYVRPDAERVYYSRNLMFIDEKKAGASRSAIVKALKAEGVDVMEYQWTLLHTYPLFSENKWWDYMPVLPKEGTPKGCEEANRTAISLPYFTTEQPELVEQYIHAFQKVWANIDKIS, from the coding sequence ATGAATAATGCACCAAAACAAAAAGGACGCAGAGAATTTTTAAAAACCACAGCCACTGTTGGCTCTACTATTTATTTAGGAAGCCAGGTAAAGGCAACTGCTCAACCAAACTCTGAAACACTTAAAAAAGAAACTTTAGCAATCAATGGAGGTTCTCCCGCTGTAAAATCTCCTCCGTCCAATGCAACACAATGGCCTATCTACGGTGATGAGGAAATTCAATTAGTTTCCGAATTAATCAAAAATCCAAGTTATGCACCTATCGCTGAATTCGAAGAAGCATGGAAAAAACACTTCGATTGTCCATTTGTTAAAGCCCACTGTAATGGCACAAGTGCATTAACTTCTACATTATTCGCCCTCGACTTACCTCCCGGCAGTGAAGTACTCGTCCCCGACTATAGCACCTGGTTCCCCGTAGTTCCTATGCGTTTCTTAAAATATGTTCCCGTTTTTGTTGATGTTAATCCCAAAACCATGAACATAGATGTGGAAGACTGTAAAAAACGACTTTCTCCAAAAACTCGTGCTATCCTGCCTGTTCATTGGTATGGTGTCCCTTGTGATATGGATTTAATTATGGACTTTGCCAAAGAACACGGACTGGAAGTTGTTGAAGACGCAAGTCATGCACATGGTGCCAAATTAAAGGATATATACATTGGTAAATGGGGTCGAATGGCAGGATTTAGCCTTCAAACGACAAAACCCCTACCTGCTATTGAAGGTGGAATAGCCATGTATAAAGATATTCGCGACTATGAACGCTCTGTAACCTTTGGAAACTATGACCTACCCAAAACATTCCCAGAAGATAGCCCCTATAGGAAATATCAAGGTACCGCCTTGGGTAGTAAATTAAGAATACACCCCATTGCGGCAATCCTTGCCAATGTCCAGTTAAAAACATTAACAGAGAGAAACGCAAAAGGCGTTGCTCAAATGAAAAAACTCAATGACGCCATTACCCAACTTCCCGGTCTTTCAGCTCAATATGTCCGTCCAGACGCTGAAAGAGTTTACTATTCAAGAAACTTAATGTTTATAGATGAGAAAAAAGCAGGAGCTTCCCGTTCCGCAATCGTCAAAGCATTAAAAGCGGAAGGTGTAGATGTCATGGAGTATCAGTGGACATTACTTCATACTTATCCTCTTTTTAGTGAAAATAAATGGTGGGACTATATGCCCGTGCTTCCTAAAGAAGGCACTCCCAAAGGATGTGAAGAAGCCAATCGGACAGCCATATCATTGCCCTACTTTACAACCGAACAACCCGAACTTGTGGAACAATACATTCACGCTTTCCAGAAAGTCTGGGCAAATATAGATAAAATCAGTTAA